In the genome of Vespa crabro chromosome 1, iyVesCrab1.2, whole genome shotgun sequence, the window atttgaaaatatattttttattattattattgttattattatatttttctttttcctgtttttcttttttttccctttttcttctttttcttttttttttttcttttttttgtgtaaCTCGATCATAGTACCCCGTTAATTAACTTTACATAGGATCTTCATGTAAtcatcgaaaaagaaataaataaacacgtTGCTGTTTCTAATTaatgaacgataatagtacGCGATAATAGTAAGTTAATTTAATTagtaaaatgttttaatactTACTGAATATCGTTGTATCTtgtatattactattactctGAGTATGGATATTCCACTGGCTAATTACGAACCATGCCATGTACCGCGCCGGTAGTTCTATATCGAATTTTCTACAAATCCAGAGAACGTTAGATATGTAGAACAAATTCTTTTCGTAACGAAATTtcacaaaaaaggaaaatatacaCGGGACGATTCATTTTCGAGAATCATTCTCACGATTCACGAACGATTCTTCGAAAGAGATTGAACGGGAAAAGGGCGAGAGGGGAAgttcgacgaaaaaaaaattcgatcgaaatcgTTTATAGCTTCTCGTTCATTTCGACTTTCGAGTCGAACGAAAACGTTATCGCTTTggcttattttcttccttttcaaaaGAGAGGAGTACTCGTTTGATATTGATAGGATCTTTTTTgttgacaaaaagaaaaaagaaaaaaaggaaaaaaaggaaaaaaaaggaaaagcgaAACAAAATAATCCTTTTCCCAACATTCCATCTCTACTCGATACTTTTCGGTTCTCCAGTTGATtgagaaaagggggaaaaaaaaagagagaaaaaaaaaagaaagaaaaaaaaaagaagtaaaaccACATCATCGAAAGGGACATCATTTTcctaaaatttgtaatttttcatgATGCTTTTAATTAACGAGGATAAACGTTTATATCAGGAGAGACGTTTACGTTCTCTCGTTTGTTTTTACCAAGCTAAACTCAATAAAGTTGCACAGCCCTCCGTTGTTTAACGAATACGATGTATCgcgttaataaagaaagttaaaCGATGCATACGGACGTATATGTGCGAAGGAAAATATTAGCGTGTTAATAGGAACGAACCAAatctcgtaaatatcgttagtaccgttgtagatataaaatgaaattttgcgATATTTTCGTCGATCGAGATTAAACGTTGTTAActtttgatatctttattaggGCCAAATATTCCTTcgaaataaaacgttttatatAGCGTGGAatatgagatagagagacagagagacagagagacagagagagagagagagagaaaaaccaaaaaaaaaaaaaaaatgaagaagaaaaaaaatattgtatatctaAGATTAAAGTtcaaatatgaaaatgaaacttttaaataaagaataatgtgGATAGGTCGATAAGTAAGAATGATGTAACGAGTTTAAAAGTTTCTTCTTACCGCTCACAGATGGTAGGACCTGTCCGATTATATGAGAATTTCTCATTTGCTcttttctactactactactaccaccatcacTCCCTGGATATATAAACCTAAGGATCCTCTGCATGGATATCCTGTATAGCCAGAAAGGATACAGGGTGTTTCACAAGATCTTTGATTTCTTCGTTGTCCATTCACGAACGACGATTTGACAAACCGGTTTCCTGATACCGAGCCAACCTCATCGCAAATTTTTATCCTTGTCGCTGAATAATGCATAAACTACGTTCGATCACCGAACAAGCCGAAAATGTTATATCATGATGTACGAAATTGCACGAGTATGTAAATACTAAGCTGGTtttggggaaaaaaagaaaaaaagaaaacaaaaaaacaaaaaaaagattcgaaatgaaaaaccaaaaaaaaggaaaaaggggagaaaaaaaaacaggagatAGGGAACGATACTGGGAACGTATGAGAGATCGACGTTTTtccaaattttattaatatttatttcgatgaCACATTCGAAAACGTGTTGGAGCACAGATTTTTCCAAAGGTtcgtttttaaaatgaaatttttttcttttttttttttttttttcacgaatacgaaatagtataaattatacgatagtaccggatatacatatacgggCGCGCCAAATGTccagattctttttttttattttttatttatttatttatatatatatatatatatatatatatatatatatatatatattgttttcctttttttcgtacgAGAGAGAATCGTACGAGACGAGTCGAAATTTGTGttgttcgaaaataaaaaaaaaaaaagaaaaaaaaaaataaataaaaataaggaagagaaaaaaagaaaaaaaagggggggggggaaaaacaagagaaaaaataaacaaatgtaaagagagaacgaggaaTTCCATTGGTCTGGCAAAATAGGAATTCCAGTGACGCGATCAGGTAGACGTATTATCCCTCGTTAGAAGGAACTCCTTTCGCGGTATAAAAGAATGCTCCTAGAGAGTCGAAAGAAAGGGACAAAGAGAGACAGGGGTGTAATAAAAGACTAAAATTACATCGCTTTATCGCGTAATTCGTTGGTTGCATCGTGGCAAATGGCAAAGAGGGCGGCGGCGGTGTGTGGCgggggggaggaggggggAGAAGTAGAGGTGGTTGGGTGGAGAAAGGAAACAACGATAGTATCATCGTAAAAGTGCAAAGcacgaaagggaaaagagggaGGACGCTTTGAGAGTCATTAGAAAAATTACTTTGTCGATGGTTCGGTGGTTTGCATTGGTGGTAAGATGGGTGGTAAAGGAGGAGGGCAATAACAGAGGCCTTGTTTCTCGGCAGCGAGACGAGCGTCGTATTCTCTTAGGAGTAACTTGAACGGATGCGGCGTGACGTTTTCCGAGGCGTTCAACAGCTCCTCGGTTAACTTTCGATATTCGTTCTCCCTCTTAAGCCCTTCCTGATAGATCCTCTCGTCCTCCTCGCGTTCCCTAGCGCGCATAACCTCGACGTATTTCCTTTGCTCCGTCAATTCCTTCCCATAAGATatcatcttccttttctcttcctctttagcAATCGCGCACAATCTCGCATTAGTCTCGATCTCTTTCTCCATAATGATTTTCTCTTCCTCGAGCAATCGTTTATTCCTCTCGTccatctccctctttctcctcaaTTGTTCCTCCCTACAAAGAAGGACCTCGCGTAGATTTCGTTCTCGCATCTCCTTGAATCTCTTAACTGCAAGATCTCTTCTCGTCTGAGCGTCCTTCATCGATTCTTCTACTATCCTGTCCACTTCTAAATTCCTCCTGGCTTCCTCCTCGCGCAACTCTTCGAGATACTTCAAGTAAGCGAGAAGTTCTCGACGCAATACCGCCGAAGTTTCCTTGATGGCggccttctctttctccaattCTTCCTTCGCAAGATCGTTCAAGGCCTCATCGATTTTAATCTCCTCTCTCGCACGTTCAACCAAAATTCTTTTAGCTCTCGTCGCCTGTTCCTCTAATTCCATTCTCAATGTTTCTCGCTTCTTCTTTTCCGCATCCAATTTcattctctcctcttttctaaCGTTTTCCCACAATCCTTCGAGATAttccctttcctctttcttaaCTCGTTTTACTTCTTCCTCCGAGGCCAACTTACCGGCCAACTGTTTGGCCAAAGTCCTCAAAGATTCCCTTTTCAGATGTAGTCGCTTTTTCGCTTCCTCGACCTCTCTATCCTCTTTTGCCTTTACCTCTCTTAACATCAACTCGTGCCAAAGCCTCTCCAATTCATCCTCGAGCTCTCTCTTTGCCTTGTTCTCGGCCATTTGAACTAAGTTACATATCTTCACCTCTTTCGTGCTTCTCTTCGTTAATTCGTTCCTCACCTCAGGACAACGTGCAATGTACTGTTGCATTCGTTTAGATGCTAGCAATGCCAAACGGTGTTCCTCTTGTTGCTTCCTCAGTCGTTCCGTTTCCTCCTTCATTTCCTCCATCCTCGTATCCTCGCCGTGTTGAGCTTGCTCGACAATTTCCCGCGTCAACTCTCTCTGCTCTCTCGATATCAGATCCCGTAACTTCTCTCTACGTACGTTCACGCTTTCCTCGTATGTCGCCATTCCTGTAAATTCGAATCAACCGCATCGGAATTAATTGCCGGTGTAATTATCAATGTTTGCACAGTCGTCGACGTGTTAAAGAGTCCATCGACGGTGTACGGCCCGCTTGtaacgctttctctctctctctctctctctcaccctcccAACCTCCCTTTCCCACCCCCGAAATTCCTCGTTTGCGTTTCTCTtcatccctttcttttttcctcgtttctctctctctctctctctctctctcattcaatctctcatttatctctcttttgccAACAAGAGGATGAGAGAAAGGGAATCAACCACCGTTCTGTTTTTCCAGCTACGTGTTCGTTTTAATCCCTTCCTTTTTTAACGCTACCACGAATGTTTCCCTATCAACCGGAGAAAACTTTTGCGATTGCGTTATTTCACAGGTGGTAAAACAACTAAAACCATTGGGTATACAAATAATTAGCTAATccaatcgatattttcgatatttcgatattgaaacgataataatcgaagttctctctctctctttctctctctctctccttctccctcttcctctctgtcACCCTCTTTCGCTGGAATTGTACTTTGAAAACAAATGCACGTTGGAATTTCGCAATCACCTTTACAATATTCCAAAATGGATCCAAAATgcattaatgaaaaagaattatcgattattcccATGGGTATCTGTATCTCTTGGTAAATACGATCGTTAAAACCGTGAAACTGGATGACAAATggtgcaattattattactcgcGCAATATTCAAAGGATATTTTATAGTgccgtatttttctttctttcttttttattcgttttttttttttgtttttttcttttttatcgaggGGTGAAGAGGCAAAGTGAGTTTCGTTCTCCTTCGGtttcgctttttttcttttttttttttttttttttttttatttcagtaaAATTAATGTAATCAAGATATAGATGTattcaaaaaaggaaaaccacGTGCGGAGAACGAAATTTCGGTCAAATTCACTGAACCGAACGATTATTGAATCACTTGGAACGTTATTACGAAAtccaatcgaaaaaaaaagataacaaaaaaaaatatatatatatatataaaaaaagaataaaaaaataaaaaatagaaaaaactaGAGCCGTTTCCGAAAGTTTTGCAACGAACAGTTGTGGAAAATGAaaggcaataaaaaaaaaagagagagagaaaagagagagagagagagggggggggggggagggagggaggaagagggagaggaaggaaggaaattaaaaaataaaacataacgaaacaaacaaataaacaaaacaaaacaaaacaaaataaaaaaaaaaaaaaaaagagagaaagacaggaaGATTCCCTCACACTCGTCTCGATAATACGAGTTCCAACGAGTTTACGTTGAAATCGTGACCATTGTCCTACGCTAGTCATCCCCGCGTACTCCCCTCCCCTCCACCATGAATCCGGACTCCGCCATCGCCGCCGCCACCGTTCGTTTCctattaaattatcaaatacGTATCACACGAAAAGCGGAAACGTTCTCGTTTTTACCGATCTCGCTGGTTCATAATCGATGCAACGTGTACCGGTATAAACTTCGTTATGGCTACGATGATGAAACTATGTGGACACACCCGTACGTTTATTTAActcatacgtacgtacatacacatggTCACACTGTAAATacagagtatatatattttaagggcatgtagaaagagatagagataaatagagagagagagagagagagagagagagagagagagagagagagagagagagagagagagagagagagtgaaacgATAAACATCGCGAGCACGCGTTTAATTTTCACGTTATAATATTACACATGGAGTATATGCTGCAGTATAAAAGCTTGGAGGCGTATGCGTGCGTCCATGCTTGCATGCTTGCATGCTTGCATGCTTGCATACATGCTTGCATACTTGCTTGCTCGCATGCTTGCCTGCATGCGTACGTACGTGCGAGCAAACGAGCGAGCGGACcatcatcgattttatttaaattttttatcgacaCCACGTCGGACCAACGATGAGTTCACAAAAGGTGCTACCGGGGCCCGCGAAATCCATAATAAGCGAAGCGGCCACGATGAAAGGGTCATACCGGCGGCTGCTTTACTCACGCGCCTTTTTTTTAAGGATCTTCCTTTAACTCCTTAAGAGACGCATCTTAACACTCGATTTTCGTTCGCTAACGTTCACCGACCGTACGTGGGCTCCTTCGATGAATCACGCCGactttttttgtcatttcaaCTCGAGGCGACGTTAAATCTCCTCCTCTAGCTCCTCTACCACCTTTACCACCTTTatctcctcctactccttctaacccccccccctctctacccctcctcctcccccaaCCCATCTCAATCCGCCCCTTCTGCCATTGTATTCGTACGTGTTAATCTAACCGGTCGTCTCTcacgaaagaatttttatccgTTTAACCGTATTGTCTCGTAACCatcgaaagatattaattatttaaaaaaacaaaaaaaaaaaaaagaaaaaaaaaactagaagTAAGATTTTACgacgtataaatatttaatcgtatcGAAACAGAAAagttagaaaataaatcgaatttaaatagtaaaaaattgaattaaattaaaccaTATCGTTCCCTTTTCTCGTGTGtttcatttatcattatctttcattaaaaataaattcctaTTCTTATAGGATACGTTAAAAGATATCAAAAGAAGATAACAAATTgcgttaaatatttcaaatgggTATGAACTTCGTCAGACTACGATGATTTAAACGAAGTCGATTATAATGGTATCGTTGGATGAATATATTTGTACGAATACATGTTGAAATTATGGatcaatgaagaaaaaaaaaaagaaaaaaaaaaaaaaaaaattataagttcGATATCTAACAAGTCAACGTACATTACCTTGTTCGATTCTATTTCTAACAgcctttattcttcttttcctgtCAGTTTCCTTCTCAAATTCCCaacattttacaaaattttcgtAATACCTTCTCTCTTTAGACTCTGCCTCTTTCAACTTGTCGAAAATGGACTCTCGTTCCTTCACGATTTTACACTCTCCACGATCGCGTAATCTGTGACCGTAGGTAATGTTGGCGGTCCCGATAATGTCTTGTGGATACTTTTGACGTCTAGGTGGACCACATTCGACCTTTGGCAATGGTAGGACACTCATTTTTGGGGATTTCAAGGGGACCGAACAAATATCGGTCTGGCAATAACCACGAAAAGCCGACCACACCAacgaaactctctctctctctctctatctatctctttctctatttctctctctctctttctctctttctctctctctctctctctctctctctttctctttttccttcttcctacttgtttccttcctttccgtTATCGAGGTTGCCATAGAGATTTACGCTTGTTGTTTCGATGTCTCGTCGATTACATACGTCGTTCAACGATTTTCTGTCTTGAATTACACACTCTCTTGATTGGTATTCCCTATCCCCCTCTATT includes:
- the LOC124423081 gene encoding trichohyalin-like, coding for MATYEESVNVRREKLRDLISREQRELTREIVEQAQHGEDTRMEEMKEETERLRKQQEEHRLALLASKRMQQYIARCPEVRNELTKRSTKEVKICNLVQMAENKAKRELEDELERLWHELMLREVKAKEDREVEEAKKRLHLKRESLRTLAKQLAGKLASEEEVKRVKKEEREYLEGLWENVRKEERMKLDAEKKKRETLRMELEEQATRAKRILVERAREEIKIDEALNDLAKEELEKEKAAIKETSAVLRRELLAYLKYLEELREEEARRNLEVDRIVEESMKDAQTRRDLAVKRFKEMRERNLREVLLCREEQLRRKREMDERNKRLLEEEKIIMEKEIETNARLCAIAKEEEKRKMISYGKELTEQRKYVEVMRAREREEDERIYQEGLKRENEYRKLTEELLNASENVTPHPFKLLLREYDARLAAEKQGLCYCPPPLPPILPPMQTTEPSTK